A single Anaeromyxobacter diazotrophicus DNA region contains:
- a CDS encoding fumarylacetoacetate hydrolase family protein, which produces MKLATFRQDGPPRVGVVDPSGGRIWPADELAGEPVGDMLQLIRAWPRLRERLAPRGPGLDLARVALEAPIPRPPRNVLCVGKNYRAHAHEFTRSGYDSSAKGAADAVPTAPVIFTKAPETVIGPGRPIPYPEGVSEQVDYEAELAVVVGAGGRGLRREDALGHVFGYTIVDDVTARDLQARHKQWFLGKSLDGFCPMGPWIVTADELDPAAGVEVRCWVNGELRQEGNTRDLVFDVPTLLATISAGLTLQPGDVLATGTPAGVGVGFDPPRFLRRGDRVRIAIAGIGVLENEVG; this is translated from the coding sequence ATGAAGCTCGCCACCTTCCGCCAGGACGGGCCACCCCGGGTCGGCGTGGTCGATCCCTCCGGCGGCCGGATCTGGCCGGCCGACGAGCTCGCCGGCGAGCCCGTGGGGGACATGCTGCAGCTCATCCGCGCCTGGCCGCGGCTGCGCGAGCGGCTCGCCCCGCGCGGGCCGGGGCTCGACCTCGCGCGCGTCGCGCTGGAGGCGCCCATCCCGCGGCCACCGCGCAACGTGCTCTGCGTCGGCAAGAACTACCGCGCCCACGCGCACGAGTTCACGCGCAGCGGCTACGACTCGAGCGCCAAGGGCGCGGCCGACGCGGTGCCCACCGCGCCCGTGATCTTCACCAAGGCGCCCGAGACGGTGATCGGCCCCGGCCGGCCCATCCCCTACCCCGAGGGCGTGAGCGAGCAGGTGGACTACGAGGCGGAGCTGGCGGTGGTGGTCGGCGCCGGCGGGCGCGGCCTCCGGCGCGAGGACGCCCTCGGCCACGTCTTCGGCTACACCATCGTGGACGACGTCACCGCGCGCGACCTGCAGGCGCGGCACAAGCAGTGGTTCCTGGGGAAGTCGCTCGACGGGTTCTGCCCGATGGGCCCCTGGATCGTCACCGCCGACGAGCTCGACCCGGCCGCCGGGGTCGAGGTCCGCTGCTGGGTGAACGGCGAGCTGCGCCAGGAGGGGAACACCCGCGACCTCGTGTTCGACGTCCCCACCCTGCTCGCCACGATCTCGGCCGGCCTCACCCTGCAGCCCGGCGACGTGCTCGCCACCGGCACGCCGGCCGGGGTGGGCGTCGGCTTCGACCCGCCGCGCTTCCTGCGCCGCGGCGACCGGGTGCGGATAGCGATCGCCGGGATCGGGGTGCTGGAGAACGAGGTCGGCTAG
- a CDS encoding ATP-binding cassette domain-containing protein: MERAADGDRGAGGVAPALELRAAWKRHREGVTVGPVSLAVGEGTTVALVGPSGAGKSTLLRMLLGLARPDGGEVLFQGRPIGPADDALRRRIGYVVQGGGLFPHLTARDNAALVARHLGWPRERVAARVRELAGLARLDDDALARYPGQLSGGQAQRVGLMRALMLDPAVLLLDEPLGALDPLTRADLQGDLEGVFAGLRKTVLLVTHDLAEAVFFARHLVLMRDGRVLQEGALPELLAAPADPFVIRFLRAQRGLSLPEPR; the protein is encoded by the coding sequence GTGGAGCGAGCGGCGGACGGGGACCGGGGCGCGGGGGGCGTCGCGCCGGCGCTGGAGCTGCGCGCCGCGTGGAAGCGCCACCGCGAGGGCGTCACCGTCGGCCCGGTCTCGCTGGCGGTGGGGGAGGGGACGACGGTGGCGCTGGTGGGGCCGAGCGGCGCCGGCAAGTCGACGCTGCTGCGGATGCTCCTGGGGCTCGCGCGGCCCGACGGCGGCGAGGTCCTCTTCCAGGGGCGGCCCATCGGGCCGGCAGACGACGCGCTGCGCCGCCGCATCGGGTACGTGGTGCAGGGAGGCGGGCTCTTCCCGCACCTCACCGCCCGCGACAACGCCGCCCTGGTGGCGCGCCACCTCGGCTGGCCGCGCGAGCGCGTCGCCGCGCGGGTGCGCGAGCTGGCCGGGCTGGCGCGGCTCGACGACGACGCCCTGGCGCGGTACCCCGGGCAGCTCTCCGGCGGCCAGGCGCAGCGGGTCGGGCTCATGCGCGCGCTCATGCTCGACCCGGCGGTGCTGCTCCTCGACGAGCCGCTCGGCGCGCTCGACCCGCTCACCCGCGCCGACCTGCAGGGCGACCTGGAGGGCGTCTTCGCGGGGCTGCGCAAGACCGTGCTGCTCGTCACCCACGACCTCGCCGAGGCGGTCTTCTTCGCCCGTCACCTCGTGCTGATGCGGGATGGCCGCGTGCTGCAGGAGGGCGCGCTGCCCGAGCTGCTGGCCGCGCCGGCCGACCCGTTCGTCATCCGCTTCCTGCGCGCCCAGCGCGGGCTCTCGCTGCCGGAGCCGCGGTGA
- a CDS encoding DUF72 domain-containing protein — protein sequence MIRFGPAGWDYPDWKGIVYPKPAPRGFDPLAHLARFFDAVEVNSTFYRPQRPEVARAWCERVVDRPRFRFTAKLWQRLTHEREAYGAEEVRQARAALDALAAERRLGAVLAQFPWSFRRDAAALEWLRDLARALAGLPLVVEVRHASWNVPETYAELAERGVGFVNVDQPLFRSSLRPSAVATAAVGYVRVHGRNYQDWFREGAGRDARYDYLYSAEELRPWAERTRALAEAPGVEDVYVVTNNHFRGQAVANAAMLASLVEGRPVEVPPELAARYREPLAPFAAPPPPAQPTLL from the coding sequence GTGATCCGCTTCGGCCCCGCGGGCTGGGACTACCCCGACTGGAAGGGCATAGTCTACCCGAAGCCGGCGCCGCGCGGCTTCGACCCGCTCGCGCACCTCGCCCGGTTCTTCGACGCGGTCGAGGTGAACTCCACCTTCTACCGTCCGCAGCGCCCGGAGGTGGCGCGCGCCTGGTGCGAGCGCGTGGTGGACCGCCCGCGCTTCCGGTTCACCGCCAAGCTGTGGCAGCGGCTCACCCACGAGCGCGAGGCCTACGGGGCCGAGGAGGTGCGCCAGGCGCGCGCCGCCCTCGACGCGCTGGCGGCGGAGCGGCGGCTCGGCGCGGTGCTGGCGCAGTTCCCCTGGTCCTTCCGGCGCGACGCAGCGGCGCTGGAGTGGCTGCGCGACCTCGCCCGCGCGCTGGCGGGGCTGCCGCTGGTGGTGGAGGTGCGCCACGCCTCCTGGAACGTCCCCGAGACCTACGCCGAGCTGGCCGAGCGCGGGGTGGGCTTCGTCAACGTCGACCAGCCGCTCTTCCGCAGCTCCCTGCGGCCGAGCGCGGTGGCGACGGCGGCGGTGGGCTACGTCCGCGTGCACGGCCGCAACTACCAGGACTGGTTCCGCGAGGGCGCCGGCCGCGACGCGCGCTACGACTACCTCTACTCGGCCGAGGAGCTGCGGCCCTGGGCGGAGCGGACGCGCGCGCTGGCCGAGGCGCCCGGCGTCGAGGACGTCTACGTGGTGACGAACAACCACTTCCGCGGCCAGGCGGTCGCGAACGCCGCCATGCTGGCCTCGCTGGTGGAGGGGCGCCCGGTCGAGGTGCCGCCCGAGCTGGCGGCCCGCTACCGCGAGCCGCTGGCGCCGTTCGCGGCGCCGCCGCCGCCCGCGCAGCCCACGCTGCTGTAG
- a CDS encoding GNAT family N-acetyltransferase produces MLRLRRAVAADVPEILALIRDLAEYEREPHQATATAEDLLRDGFSGAPRFFVELAEWDGQVAGFAFWFFNYSTWQGRPGLYLEDLFVRPAFRGRGLGKALLVHLARLAVAEGCGRFQWQVLDWNTPALEFYEALGAKRLGEWITMRVSGPELEQLAAGGAPAPRAP; encoded by the coding sequence ATGCTCCGCCTCCGCCGCGCCGTGGCCGCCGACGTGCCCGAGATCCTCGCCCTCATCCGCGACCTCGCCGAGTACGAGCGCGAGCCCCACCAGGCCACCGCCACCGCCGAGGACCTGCTGCGCGACGGCTTCTCCGGCGCCCCGCGCTTCTTCGTCGAGCTGGCGGAGTGGGACGGCCAGGTGGCCGGCTTCGCCTTCTGGTTCTTCAACTACTCCACCTGGCAGGGCCGGCCCGGGCTGTACCTGGAGGACCTCTTCGTCCGCCCCGCGTTCCGCGGCCGCGGGCTCGGCAAGGCGCTGCTCGTGCACCTGGCGCGGCTGGCGGTGGCCGAGGGGTGCGGCCGCTTCCAGTGGCAGGTGCTCGACTGGAACACCCCGGCGCTCGAGTTCTACGAGGCGCTCGGGGCGAAGCGGCTCGGCGAGTGGATCACGATGCGCGTCTCGGGCCCCGAGCTCGAGCAGCTGGCGGCCGGCGGCGCGCCCGCCCCGCGCGCGCCCTAG
- a CDS encoding DUF6125 family protein yields MTKATSPDDRAELLRALDKEELVRIVLDDAKNWLAHDGLWFQAVEAAHGMEAAIAADRAAWERFTVVEARRIMDRLGMQPGGGIPALLECLKHRLYARLNTQEVIEATAERAVFAMRDCRVQSARKRKGLPDFPCKSVGLVEYAEFAKTVDARIRTRCLACPPDAHADDVWCAWEFTLPGEAP; encoded by the coding sequence ATGACCAAGGCCACCAGCCCGGATGACCGCGCCGAGCTCCTGCGAGCGCTCGACAAGGAGGAGCTCGTCCGGATCGTCCTCGACGACGCGAAGAACTGGCTCGCGCACGACGGGCTGTGGTTCCAGGCGGTCGAGGCCGCCCACGGGATGGAGGCCGCGATCGCGGCCGACCGGGCCGCGTGGGAGCGGTTCACGGTGGTCGAGGCGAGGCGGATCATGGACCGCCTGGGGATGCAGCCCGGCGGCGGCATCCCCGCGCTGCTGGAGTGCCTGAAGCACCGCCTGTACGCGCGGCTCAACACGCAGGAGGTGATCGAGGCCACCGCCGAGCGGGCCGTGTTCGCCATGCGCGACTGCCGGGTCCAGTCGGCGCGGAAGAGGAAGGGGCTCCCCGACTTCCCCTGCAAGAGCGTCGGGCTCGTGGAGTACGCCGAGTTTGCGAAGACCGTGGACGCGCGGATCCGCACGCGCTGCCTCGCGTGTCCGCCCGACGCTCACGCCGACGACGTGTGGTGCGCCTGGGAGTTCACCCTCCCGGGCGAAGCGCCCTAG
- a CDS encoding ATP-binding protein: protein MRRSAALRFCGALALAALTGAAAARGRGWELAVAAALLAAYVATMGRAIGGALRAESALRDELRSTVAARTEELERRGAELARSVRQLEVARTHLGVTDRLAAVGRLAGGVAHEVNNPLAIALTNIGWVREHLAAALAGGGDGSAAPAPEELVTALQEAEEASQRVARTVRDLQDFAQERTGGPAAADLVLVLQHVERLVAPEVRARGRLSVELPREPLWVPAAPSRLGQLFAHLLLHAARAIPPGERGEVRLTARRQGETAVVEVQDDGPSLDPEALAHVFDPFYDAWSGGESSGLGLAVCHGLTGALGGEITAERGARGGTAYRVRLPVLANQARLAIRPPDPSRPRVLVVDDEPLVCASLYRLLSRRFDVVPQTSPRQALSLLRAGERFDAVLCDLMMPELSGPAFHQELARARPELAQRVVFLTGGAFTEGTLAFLEATDLPRLQKPCDAAELVRVLSSRCPGPTARAS, encoded by the coding sequence GTGAGGCGCTCCGCGGCGCTGAGGTTCTGCGGCGCGCTCGCGCTGGCGGCGCTCACCGGCGCCGCGGCGGCGCGCGGCCGCGGCTGGGAGCTGGCGGTGGCCGCGGCGCTCCTCGCCGCCTACGTCGCCACGATGGGGCGCGCCATCGGCGGCGCCCTGCGGGCCGAGTCGGCGCTGCGCGACGAGCTGCGCTCGACGGTGGCGGCCCGCACCGAGGAGCTGGAGCGGCGCGGCGCCGAGCTGGCGCGCTCGGTGCGGCAGCTCGAGGTGGCCCGCACGCACCTCGGGGTCACGGACCGGCTGGCCGCGGTAGGCCGCCTCGCCGGCGGCGTGGCGCACGAGGTGAACAACCCGCTCGCCATCGCGCTCACCAACATCGGCTGGGTGCGCGAGCACCTCGCCGCCGCGCTCGCCGGCGGCGGCGACGGCTCCGCCGCGCCCGCGCCGGAGGAGCTCGTCACCGCGCTGCAGGAGGCGGAGGAGGCGAGCCAGCGCGTCGCGCGCACCGTCCGCGACCTGCAGGACTTCGCCCAGGAGCGAACGGGCGGCCCGGCCGCGGCCGACCTCGTCCTGGTGCTCCAGCACGTCGAGCGGCTGGTCGCGCCCGAGGTGCGCGCCCGCGGCCGGCTCTCGGTCGAGCTGCCGCGCGAGCCGCTGTGGGTGCCGGCGGCGCCGTCGCGGCTGGGGCAGCTCTTCGCCCACCTGCTCCTCCACGCGGCGCGCGCCATCCCCCCCGGCGAGCGCGGCGAGGTGCGGCTCACCGCGCGGCGGCAGGGCGAGACGGCGGTGGTGGAGGTGCAGGACGACGGCCCGTCGCTCGATCCCGAGGCGCTCGCCCACGTCTTCGACCCGTTCTACGACGCGTGGAGCGGCGGCGAGTCGAGCGGCCTCGGCCTGGCGGTCTGCCACGGGCTCACCGGCGCGCTCGGGGGCGAGATCACCGCCGAGCGCGGCGCCCGCGGCGGCACCGCCTACCGGGTGCGGCTGCCGGTGCTCGCGAACCAGGCCCGGCTGGCGATCCGGCCGCCCGACCCGAGCCGCCCGCGCGTGCTCGTGGTGGACGACGAGCCGCTCGTGTGCGCCTCGCTCTACCGGCTCCTGTCGCGGCGCTTCGACGTGGTCCCGCAGACGAGCCCGCGGCAGGCGCTGTCCTTGCTGCGCGCCGGCGAGCGGTTCGACGCCGTGCTGTGCGACCTCATGATGCCCGAGCTGAGCGGCCCGGCGTTCCACCAGGAGCTGGCGCGGGCGCGGCCGGAGCTGGCGCAGCGGGTGGTGTTCCTCACCGGCGGCGCGTTCACCGAGGGCACGCTGGCGTTCCTCGAGGCGACCGACCTGCCGCGCCTGCAGAAGCCGTGCGACGCCGCCGAGCTGGTCCGGGTGCTCTCCTCCCGCTGCCCGGGGCCGACCGCGCGCGCCTCCTGA
- a CDS encoding HDOD domain-containing protein produces the protein MDAALQTRILACPTLPSIPAVALEVVRTCQEDEVDLRRLVGVLEKDPALTAKILRLANSASLAARSQVTTLSRALTLLGTNSVLTLALSFTLVSSRRRGVSDGFDHDRHWRRALMAAASARALAAGRDVDREELFLCALLQDLGMLALAEAVPEDYGLIVAASEGDHARLVELEREALGTDHAEVTAFLAARWDLPELVVETGRGSHDPALARAGRPEVVDAVGCVHLSGLMADVFDGAEPARAHAAGARLLGLSPDALHAALASAGEALPEVTSVFEVSLTDAAQVEDVLRRAQQALLRVRALAEA, from the coding sequence ATGGACGCAGCGTTGCAGACACGCATCCTCGCATGTCCGACGCTGCCGAGCATCCCGGCGGTCGCGCTCGAGGTCGTGCGCACCTGCCAGGAGGACGAGGTCGATCTGCGCCGGCTGGTCGGGGTCCTGGAGAAGGACCCCGCGCTGACGGCCAAGATCCTGCGCCTGGCGAACTCCGCCTCGCTGGCGGCGCGCAGCCAGGTCACCACCCTCTCCCGCGCGCTCACGCTGCTCGGCACGAACTCCGTCCTCACCCTCGCCCTGAGCTTCACGCTGGTCTCGTCGCGCCGGCGCGGGGTCAGCGACGGCTTCGACCACGACCGCCACTGGCGCCGCGCGCTCATGGCCGCCGCCAGCGCCCGCGCCCTCGCCGCCGGGCGGGACGTGGACCGCGAGGAGCTGTTCCTGTGCGCGCTCCTGCAGGACCTCGGCATGCTGGCGCTGGCCGAGGCCGTGCCCGAGGACTACGGCCTCATCGTCGCCGCGAGCGAGGGCGACCACGCGCGCCTGGTCGAGCTCGAGCGCGAGGCGCTCGGCACCGACCACGCGGAGGTCACGGCGTTCCTGGCGGCGCGCTGGGACCTGCCCGAGCTGGTCGTCGAGACCGGCCGCGGCTCGCACGACCCCGCCCTGGCCCGCGCCGGGCGCCCCGAGGTGGTCGACGCGGTCGGCTGCGTGCACCTCTCCGGGCTGATGGCGGACGTCTTCGACGGCGCGGAGCCGGCCCGCGCCCACGCCGCGGGCGCGCGGCTGCTCGGCCTCTCGCCGGACGCCCTCCACGCGGCGCTCGCCTCCGCCGGCGAGGCGCTCCCCGAGGTCACCTCCGTCTTCGAGGTCTCGCTCACCGATGCGGCCCAGGTCGAGGACGTGCTCCGGCGCGCGCAGCAGGCGCTGCTGCGCGTCCGCGCGCTGGCGGAGGCCTGA
- a CDS encoding large conductance mechanosensitive channel protein MscL, whose product MVKNLAGEFRDFLLKQNALALAVGVVIGAAFGRIVSGLVDDFIMPIVGLVSPGGDWRQVKLGPFLVGDFAGRLLDFVIVAAVVFAIVKAFLREAKPAPAPTQTCPQCLEVLPAAATRCRACAQPVAGGPTALAR is encoded by the coding sequence ATGGTGAAAAACCTCGCCGGGGAGTTCCGCGACTTCCTCCTCAAGCAGAACGCCCTCGCCCTCGCGGTCGGCGTCGTGATCGGCGCCGCGTTCGGGCGGATCGTGTCGGGCCTGGTGGACGACTTCATCATGCCCATCGTCGGGCTCGTCTCCCCGGGCGGCGACTGGCGGCAGGTGAAGCTGGGGCCGTTCCTGGTGGGCGACTTCGCCGGGCGGCTGCTCGACTTCGTCATCGTGGCGGCGGTCGTGTTCGCGATCGTGAAGGCGTTCCTGCGCGAGGCGAAGCCTGCGCCGGCCCCGACGCAGACCTGCCCGCAGTGCCTCGAGGTGCTGCCCGCGGCGGCGACGCGTTGCCGCGCCTGCGCGCAGCCGGTCGCGGGCGGGCCGACGGCCCTCGCGCGCTGA
- a CDS encoding DUF1015 domain-containing protein, protein MAILRPFRALRPTPENAVRVASPPYDVVSTAEARELARGNADSFLRVSRPEIDLPPGTDEHAPEVYAQARRNLDELVARGVLRQEREPRLYVYAQKMGTHRQTGLVACASVEEYVADVIKKHEKTRADKEDDRTRHIDVLGAHDEPVFLTYLARQEIDREVEAVKRGAPEYDLVTPDGVEHRLWVAPPEAGARLEAAFRKVPVLYVADGHHRSAAAARVHAQRVGQPGEHDGFLAVVFPHDQMQILAYNRLARDPQGRTPEALLAALRERLDLEPAPRPEPDGPLSFGVYCGGRWWRARVRPGTYDARDPVASLDCSIAQDQILGPIFGITDPRRDTNVDFVGGIRGAKELEKRVAAEGWSLALHLFPTRIEQLMAVSDAGLLMPPKSTWFEPKLRSGLFAHPF, encoded by the coding sequence ATGGCCATCCTCCGCCCCTTCCGCGCGCTGCGCCCGACCCCCGAGAACGCCGTCCGCGTCGCCTCGCCACCGTACGACGTGGTGAGCACGGCCGAGGCGCGCGAGCTGGCGCGCGGCAACGCCGACAGCTTCCTCCGGGTGTCGCGCCCCGAGATCGACCTGCCCCCCGGCACCGACGAGCACGCCCCCGAGGTGTACGCGCAGGCGCGGCGGAACCTCGACGAGCTCGTCGCGCGCGGGGTGCTGCGGCAGGAGCGCGAGCCGCGCCTCTACGTCTACGCGCAGAAGATGGGCACGCACCGGCAGACGGGCCTCGTCGCCTGCGCCTCGGTCGAGGAGTACGTCGCCGACGTCATCAAGAAGCACGAGAAGACGCGCGCCGACAAGGAGGACGACCGCACCCGCCACATCGACGTCCTCGGCGCGCACGACGAGCCGGTGTTCCTCACCTACCTGGCGCGGCAGGAGATCGACCGCGAGGTGGAGGCGGTGAAGCGCGGCGCGCCGGAGTACGACCTCGTGACGCCGGACGGGGTCGAGCACCGGCTGTGGGTGGCGCCGCCCGAGGCGGGGGCGCGGCTCGAGGCGGCCTTCCGCAAGGTGCCGGTGCTCTACGTGGCCGACGGGCACCACCGCTCGGCCGCCGCGGCGCGGGTCCACGCGCAGCGGGTGGGCCAGCCGGGCGAGCACGACGGCTTCCTGGCGGTGGTGTTCCCCCACGACCAGATGCAGATCCTGGCCTACAACCGGCTGGCGCGCGATCCGCAGGGCCGCACCCCCGAGGCGCTGCTCGCCGCGCTGCGCGAGCGCCTGGACCTCGAGCCGGCGCCGCGGCCCGAGCCGGACGGCCCGCTCTCCTTCGGCGTCTACTGCGGCGGCCGGTGGTGGCGGGCGCGCGTCCGCCCCGGCACCTACGACGCCCGGGACCCGGTGGCGTCGCTCGACTGCTCCATCGCCCAGGACCAGATCCTGGGGCCCATCTTCGGCATCACCGACCCGCGGCGCGACACGAACGTGGACTTCGTGGGCGGCATCCGCGGGGCGAAGGAGCTCGAGAAGCGGGTCGCCGCCGAGGGCTGGTCGCTCGCGCTGCACCTCTTCCCGACCCGCATCGAGCAGCTCATGGCGGTCTCGGACGCGGGCCTGCTCATGCCGCCGAAGAGCACCTGGTTCGAGCCCAAGCTGCGCTCGGGGCTGTTCGCGCACCCGTTCTAG
- a CDS encoding HDOD domain-containing protein, with product MSTAAAAEPDELERRILSCPRLPSLPAVALEVLRLCHEEEIDLWRITDALSSDPALAARVLRAANAATLAVRGKVGTLTRAVPILGSDAVVAIALSFSLVRGRRRDDRGLDRSALWRRAVFAALASRTLAEGSAGAADPEEAFLAALLQDLGMLALAEVFPAEYGAVCARAAGDHEAQARLERDAFGTDHAAVGALLAGAWRLPDALRRAVAGSHAGPPPGAAPAEEGLLRCVALSGHLADVWVAPGEAALRPALEAARARLGFAEVDLEAVLGRMALLIPETASDFDIDLLEPARVEAVLAEARRLPAALGLAPAAREAAARVERGAALDGALRLAFDFARGHGEWLALVEVSPDAPLPAERATALVGLLRRCVRSTDLVGSIEGDRVLLLLPQTDLAAATLVAGRLLARISAGGPQLSLSAGVAAAAPDGRSTLAELRAAAAAGAATAHGRGGGQVAAADPAGAEAKR from the coding sequence ATGAGCACCGCCGCCGCCGCCGAGCCGGACGAGCTGGAGCGCCGCATCCTCTCCTGCCCCCGCCTCCCCTCGCTGCCCGCCGTCGCGCTGGAGGTGCTGCGCCTGTGCCACGAGGAGGAGATCGACCTGTGGCGGATCACCGACGCGCTCTCGAGCGACCCGGCGCTGGCGGCCCGCGTGCTGCGCGCGGCCAACGCGGCGACGCTGGCGGTGCGCGGCAAGGTCGGGACGCTCACGCGGGCGGTGCCCATCCTCGGCTCGGACGCGGTCGTCGCCATCGCGCTCTCCTTCTCGCTGGTGCGCGGCCGGCGTCGCGACGACCGCGGCCTCGACCGGAGCGCCCTCTGGCGCCGCGCGGTGTTCGCGGCGCTGGCGAGCCGTACCCTGGCGGAGGGCAGCGCGGGCGCCGCCGATCCGGAGGAGGCGTTCCTGGCGGCGCTGCTGCAGGACCTCGGCATGCTGGCGCTGGCCGAGGTGTTCCCGGCCGAGTACGGCGCGGTCTGCGCGCGGGCGGCGGGCGACCACGAGGCGCAGGCGCGGCTCGAGCGCGACGCCTTCGGGACGGACCACGCCGCGGTCGGCGCGCTGCTCGCCGGCGCCTGGCGCCTGCCGGACGCGCTGCGGCGCGCGGTCGCCGGGAGCCACGCCGGTCCGCCGCCGGGCGCGGCGCCGGCCGAGGAGGGCCTGCTCCGCTGCGTCGCGCTCTCCGGCCACCTCGCCGACGTGTGGGTCGCGCCCGGCGAGGCCGCGCTGCGCCCCGCGCTCGAGGCCGCCCGCGCGCGGCTCGGCTTCGCCGAGGTGGACCTCGAGGCGGTGCTCGGCCGGATGGCGCTGCTCATCCCGGAGACGGCCAGCGACTTCGACATCGACCTCCTCGAGCCGGCCCGGGTCGAGGCCGTGCTGGCCGAGGCGCGCCGGCTGCCGGCCGCGCTCGGCCTCGCCCCCGCCGCCCGCGAGGCGGCCGCCCGGGTCGAGCGCGGCGCGGCGCTCGACGGCGCGCTGCGGCTCGCCTTCGACTTCGCGCGCGGGCACGGGGAGTGGCTGGCGCTGGTCGAGGTGTCGCCGGACGCGCCGCTCCCGGCCGAGCGCGCCACCGCGCTGGTGGGCCTGCTCCGGCGGTGCGTGCGCTCCACCGACCTGGTGGGGTCCATCGAGGGCGACCGGGTGCTCCTGCTCCTGCCGCAGACCGACCTCGCCGCCGCCACCCTGGTGGCGGGGCGGCTCCTCGCGCGCATCTCGGCCGGCGGGCCCCAGCTCTCGCTCAGCGCGGGCGTCGCCGCGGCCGCGCCGGATGGCCGGAGCACGCTCGCCGAGCTCCGCGCCGCGGCGGCGGCCGGCGCCGCCACCGCGCACGGGCGCGGGGGCGGGCAGGTGGCCGCGGCGGACCCGGCGGGCGCGGAGGCGAAGCGGTGA
- a CDS encoding FABP family protein, which yields MSSPDRDIFTEPEMDPVTLRHLGPLAALAGVWEGAGLDTHPVREGSADDAYLERMELQPIDPQPNGPQLLYGLRYHLHIRKPGEAVTFHDQVGYWLWEPATNTVMQSLTIPRGQVALAGGRAEPDARRFTVRAELGSRTFGICSGPFLDEAFRTLAYTATLAVNDDGTLTYELDTVLQVAGRAEPFHHTDRNTLRKVAEPSPNPAARVAAEG from the coding sequence ATGAGCTCGCCCGACCGCGACATCTTCACCGAGCCCGAGATGGATCCGGTGACCCTCCGCCACCTCGGCCCGCTCGCGGCGCTGGCGGGGGTCTGGGAGGGCGCCGGCCTCGACACGCACCCCGTCCGCGAGGGCAGCGCCGACGACGCTTACCTGGAGCGGATGGAGCTCCAGCCCATCGACCCTCAGCCCAACGGCCCCCAGCTGCTCTACGGGCTCCGCTACCACCTCCACATCCGGAAGCCAGGGGAGGCGGTCACGTTCCACGACCAAGTCGGCTACTGGTTGTGGGAGCCGGCCACGAACACCGTCATGCAGTCGCTCACCATCCCCCGCGGACAGGTCGCACTGGCGGGCGGGCGGGCCGAGCCTGACGCGCGGCGCTTCACCGTCCGCGCCGAACTCGGCTCGCGCACGTTCGGCATCTGCTCCGGCCCCTTCCTCGACGAGGCGTTCCGGACGCTGGCGTACACGGCGACGCTCGCCGTGAACGACGACGGGACGCTCACCTACGAGCTCGACACCGTGCTGCAGGTCGCCGGAAGGGCCGAGCCGTTCCACCACACCGACCGCAACACGCTGCGGAAGGTGGCCGAGCCGTCGCCCAACCCGGCCGCGCGCGTGGCCGCGGAGGGCTGA